The following DNA comes from Corynebacterium urogenitale.
GGCGTGGACAGTCCCGATGGGCCGGTGGAGTTCGCCGGTGTGGGGGAGGCCATGCGGATCCCGGAGACTGATATTCGCCTGTTTGGTAAGCCGGAATCTTACGAGCGGCGGCGCCTGGGCGTGGCAGTGTCTACGGCGGAGACCGTTGAGGAGGCACGTGAGCGCGCCGCGGAGGCTGCGGGGCGCGTCGAGGTGCGGCCAGGTGCGGCTGACTAGGGGCTGACCAGGGGTTTGGGGGCTGTGTGAAATCTGCGGGGGGTTTGGGGGCTGTGTGAAATCTGCGGGGGTTTGGGGCGTGGTTTAGGGTGGTGTTTTTACCCTGCTAACCCCCGCGGATTCTGCAGGCTGGTGGAAGTCCCGTAGATTCTGCACGGAGATGGAAGCCAATTGGTGGGGCCTAGCTGGAGGTGGGGCCTAGCTGGAAACCCCGGAAGTCCCAGTCACCCCAGCTGCCCCAGAAGCTCCAGTCGCCTCGGCCGCCCCGCCTGTCTCAGAAGCTCCAGTCGCCTCGGCCGCCCCGCTTGTCTCAGAAGCGACAGAAGCACACTCCTCGGCCCCGCAGTGAGCAGTGGCAGTACTAGCCGCGCAGTCATCGCACAGCAAGATCTGCTTGCGGCAGGAGCCATTGATGCAGTTGTGGAACAGGTTCGTGTCCGCACCACAGTGCTGGCAGTAGCCCAGCTGCTTGGAATGATCACTGAACTCCATGTGCATGCGCTTGTCGAAGACGTAGAGGGAACCCTCCCACAGCCCGTCATCGCCGAACTGCTCGCCGTAGCGCACGATGCCGCCATCGATCTGGTAGACCTCCTCGAAGCCACGATTCTTCATCAGAGAAGACAAGATTTCGCAGCGGATACCACCAGTGCAGTAGGAGACAACGGGCTTGTCTTTCATCCAGTCGTACTTGCCGGACTCGAGCTCGCGGATGAAGTCATGAGTGGTGTTCACGTCCGGTACCACGGCGTTCTTGAACTTACCGATCTCCGCTTCCATGGCGTTGCGTCCGTCGAAGAAGACCACCTCGTCGCCGCGTTCGGCCACGAGGTCATTGACCTGCTGTGGTTTGAGATGTACCCCGCCACCGACAACGCCATTTTCATCCACCTTCAGTTCTTCCGGAGCGCCAAAGGCGACGATCTCGTCACGGACCTTCACGGAGAGCTTCGGGAAGTCTTCCGCGCCACCTTCAGACCATTTGAATTCCATCTTTTTGAACCCTGGGTACTGGCGGGTGGCTTTGGTGTAGGCCTTGCAGCTAGCGATGGTTCCGCCCACGGTGCCGTTGATTCCGTGCTTGCTGATGAGAATGCGGCCGGTGAGGCCCAGCTTTTCGCAGAGAGCTCGCTGCCACAGCATGATCGCCGTTGGGTCGGCGATCGGTGTGAAGCAGTAGTACAGCAGGATGCGGGATTCGTGGAGGTCGGTGTAGCTATTGCCCATACCTCGGATTCTAAACCCTCGTTGGGTATCCACGGAATTGCACGCAATTCCCGGCGGAGCGCCTGCGCGGCAGGGTTACTGCAGCTGGAGATGTTTCTGCGCGCGGCAGGGTTACTGCAGTCGCGCGCGGCAGGATTATTGCAGTTGGAGGTGTGTCTGCGCGCGGCTGGGTTACTGCAATCGCGCGCGACAGGGTTATTGCAGTTGGAGGTGCATCTCCACGTGGGGTACGCCCTCGACCTCGAACTCTTCACCAACGGTCTCGAAACCGTAGGACTGGTAGAAGTCCGTGAGGTAGGTCTGGGCATCCAGCTTCACGATGGCTTTCTGGGTTGTGGGATCCAGAGCCACCGCGCGACCCCTGCAGACCTCCAGAGCCTCATCCATCAGCTTCCGTGCCACTCCATAGCCGCGCATGTCTGGGTGCACGCACACGCGGCCAATGTGTTGCGCCTCCGCTGGGCCGAAGACGCGGGCAGTGCCCACCAATCGCATGGGGCTGCCAGGATCGGCCGTGCCCCACGGGTAATCCGGGCCCGATCCTGGGTGGACGTAGGCGAGGAGATGGTGCGTGTTGGGGTGGGCGTCGATGTCGTCGATCTCTGCGAATGGTGCACGCTGCTCGTTGACGAAAACATCAACGCGCAGCTTGTACAGCGCATGGACTTGCTGCGGAACCATGTTCAGCAGCGCTCGACCGGTGAGGTGAACGTCGGGTGCCTTCATGGCAGATCAGTCTACAGCCGCCCCTAGTCCTCGCGGGAGAACTTGACCATTTCTTCCCACTCGCGCACCTTCTTGCGCTCGCGACCCTCGGCTTCGCCCAGCTCGCGCTCGTGCTTGTCCAGTGCGTACCAACCGGCCCAAGTGGTGTAGTTCAGGCCCTTGTCGGCGAGGAAGGTCTCCACGGCCTCCAGCTCCGGCTGCTCGGGATCGAAGCCGATGCCGTCCTCGTGATCGGCGAGCAGGTTGGCGACGGCCTCGTTGGCATCACCCTTGGTGTTGCCGATGAGGCCCACTGGTCCGCGGCGGATCCAGCCGGTGGCGTACACACCAGGGAGACGCTCGCGCTTTTCTGCCTCAGGGTCGGCGGAGCCGGGAACTCCCGCGATGCCATCGGCTGTAGGTCCCTCGGTCAGTACGCGGCCACCAACGTTTGGCAGCACGTTTTCCCTGGAGTCCCACGGCAGGTCGGCCTGTTCATCGGACTTGTAGCCCACGGCGCGGTAGACCGCACCCACCGGCCACTCGGTGAGCTTGCCGGTGCCCTTGACGGAGCCGTTGCCGGTCAGCTCTGTGCGTTCGGTGACCAGTGCCGTGACGTTGCCGTTCTCGTCGGTCTTGACCTCGTGAGGGGATTCGAAGAAGTGCAGGTAGAGCTTGTGCGGCGCGCCCTTGGGGTCGGCGATGGCGTACTGCTCCAGCAGAGTGCAGACCATGTCTTGAATCTTGGATGCGCGACGTGCATCCTCGGATCCCTGGTCGTAGTCGATGTCCTCTGGGCTGACGACCACCTCGATGGTGTCGGAGTGGTTGAGCTCCTTGAGCTCCAGTGGGGTGAACTTCGCCTGCGCTGGTCCGCGACGACCGAAGACGTGGACTTCCTTCGCCTTGTTGTTCTTGAGGGACTCGTAGACGTTGTCTGGAATCTCGGTGACGTGCAGTTCTTCGCCGGTCTTGGCGAGAACGCGGGCGACATCTAGGCCCACGTTGCCCACGCCAATGACGGCCACGGAATCTGCGTCGAGGTTCCAGGAGTGCTCGAAGTTTGGGTTGGCGTCGTAGAAGCCGACGAATTCGCCGGCGCCGATGGTGTGCTCGCCGCCTGGGATGTTGAGGTCGCGGTCATCGGTTGCGCCGGTGGCGTAGATGACGGCGTCGTAGTAGTTCTTCAGCTCGTCGAGGGTGACGTCCTTGCCAACATTGACGTTGCCGAAGAGTCGGATTTGTGGCTTGTCCAGAACCTTGTGCAGGGACTTGATGATGCCCTTGATGCGTGGGTGGTCCGGCGCCACTCCGTAGCGGATCAGGCCGAAGGGAGCTGGCATGCGCTCGTAGATGTCAATTGCGACGTCGGTCTCGGACTTGGTCAGCGCGTCCGATGCGTAAATGCCGGCGGGGCCGGAGCCGATGACGGCAACACGGAGCGGGCGGTTATCAGCCATGTGAACTTCTAATTCCTTTTCGGCGGGGGTTTTGGTGGTTTTGTCCTCTGCCCACCCTAGCGGTTGAACGCGGGGGTAAGAACACTAGGCACGAACTATAGACAGAGTTGTCTAATTTTCGCAAGATGTCACTTGAAAATCTGAACCGATCGGTCTACTGTTTGCACCAGACTAAGCAGACTGAGCGGTCTGCGTTTCAGCTCGAGCTTGTTGCCCGACCCGAACGCGCCGTTCAGCCCATCCACCACCGAAAGTTCTGGAAGACATGACGACCTCCACGACTCCCAAGCGTCCACGCAAAGCCCGCAAGCCCCAAGGCCAATGGCTCGTCGATGGCAAGGAGCCGCTGAATGACGACGAGCGCATCAAGCAGGAAGATGCCGGTTTGGCCGTGATGCAGCGCGTGCGCGACACGTACGCCAAGGAGGGATTCGCCTCCATTCCTTCCGAGGACCTCGCCCCACGCTTCAAGTGGATTGGCATGTACACCCAGCGCAAGCCATTCCTCGACGGCACGAAGACCTCCACCCTGACGAATGCCGAACTCCAGGACGAGTTCTTCATGATGCGTATCCGCATTGACGGCGGCCTGCTCACCAACGAGCAGCTCCGCGTCCTCGGTGAGATCTCCCGCGACTACGCCCGCAGCACCGCGGACTTCACCGACCGTCAGAACCTGCAGCTGCATTACGTGCGCATCGAGGATGTCCCGACCATCTGGGACAAGCTGGAGACCGTGGGGCTGGACACGAACTTCGGATGTGGCGACGTGCCCCGCGTCGTCCTCGGCTCTCCCGTCGCTGGCATCGCCAAGGATGAGATTATCGACGCCACCCCTGCCATCGAGAAGGTAGTGCGCGATGTTCTACCGCGCGAGGAGCTGCACAACCTCCCGCGTAAGTTCAAGTCTGCGATCTCCGGAAACAAGCGCCAGGATGTCACTCACGAGATCCAGGACCTGGCGTTCATTGGTTCGGAGCACCCAGAGCACGGACCGGGCTTCGACGTGTGGGTCGGTGGCGGCCTGTCCACCAACCCGATGCTCGCCCAGCGTTTGGGCGTGTGGGTGTCCATTGACCAGGTGCCCGATGTCTGGCTCAACGTGGTGCGCATCTTCCGCGACTACGGCTACCGTCGCATGCGCAACCGCGCGCGCCTGAAGTTCCTCGTTACCGAGTGGGGCGTGGAGAAGTTCCGCCAGGTGCTGGAGGACGACTACCTCGGCTACAAGCTCGCCGACGGTCCTGAGCCAGAGGTTGTCACCGGATACCGCGACCATGTGGGCATCCACGAGCAGCGCGATGGCAAGTTCTACCTCGGTGTGAAGCCAACCGTCGGTCACACCTCCGGCGAGCAGCTCGTGGAGCTGGCGGATCTGGCCGATAAGTTCGGGGTCACCCGCATCCGCACCACCGCGGATAAGGAGTTGCTGTTCCTTGACCTCACCCGTGAGGATGCGGACCTGTTGGCGTCGGAATTGGACAAGATCGGACTCTCCGCGAACCCTTCTGCATTCCGCCGCGACATCATCTCTTGCACCGGCCTGGAATTCTGCAAGCTCGCGCACGTGGTGACGAAGCAGCGCGCGATCGCGCTGGTCGATGAGCTGGAGGAGCGCCTTGGCGATCTGGATGTGCCACTGAAGATCAGCCTCAACGGCTGCCCGAACTCCTGTGCTCGTGCGCAGGTGGCGGATATCGGCCTGTCCGGCAAGATCCTCACCACCGATGACGGCGAGCGCGTGGAGGGCTTCCAAGTGCACCTCGGAGGTGCCGTGGGCTTCGGACCGCAGTTCGGCAAGAAGGTGCGCGGAAACAACGTGTACTCCACCGACCTGGGCGACTACGTGGTACGCATCGTGGAGAACTTCAAGAAGGATCGCGAGGAAGGCGAGCAATTCCGCGACTGGGTTGGCCGCGCCGACGACGAACTGCTGGTGTAGGGGAGAGCGCATGTCTGTACCTGATCGGGACTCGTTGCCGAGCGTGAACGAGCAGATCGGCGGGCGTTCCTTCCATCCCAACGCGCGCCGGGCGACAGTGAACTGCTGCCCGTATTGCATGGGGACGAACCTCTTCCCGGATGCGGAGACGGATAATGCGTGGCAGTGCCGGGAGTGCCTGCGGGTGTTCTCGGTGAAGTTCCATGGCCAATTGCAGCGCGGATTCTAGGTGCTGTCGCGGCTCGCAATACACTGAGTGATTATGCGCGATGACCCGTCCAAAATTCCCAGCTCGGATGATCCGAAGTGGCTGCTGAAAGTGTCCTTCTCACAGCGGCCGTGGACGCACATCGCGGCGATCGGCGTGCTCATTAGCTTTCTGTGCAACGCCACTGTGCCCATCGTGGTGGGGTGCGCGATCGACGATGCCGTGGCGACCGGTGATGGCTCGCGCTTGATGATGTGGGTGGGTGTGTTGGCCTTGGTCTTCGCAACCTCCACGGCGGCGATGTACATGGGTCGTTACATCATGATGCGCTCGATGCTGCTGGTCAATCACCAGTTGCGCACGATGGTGACCGATCGCATTCAGGATCCCAAGGGCTTCAAAGGCAAGGATCGCACGGCCGGAGGTCTGCTGTCCGTGGCCAGTAATGACACCACGAAGGTCATGGACGTGATGTTCCTGACCGTATTCCCCGTGGCTGAGGTTGGTTCGCTGCTGTACATGTCTGCAGTGGTGTTGATGATCCACGTGCCGCTGGGGATCGGGGTGTTGGTCGCGGGGCCGATCGTGGTGATGATTGCGCTGCGTGCTGCGCGTCCGTTGCGTGCCCGTTCGGCTCGACGCCAAAGGGCAGTTGCGAAAACGGCCTCCATGGCCACGGACGTGGTCCAAGGGCTGCGGATCCTCAAGGGCTTGGGGGCGATAGCGTCCGTGAACAAGCGGTACGCGGGGAGTTCCACGGCTGCCTATGAGGCGACGATTGGGGCCAATAGGGCGCAGGCGGGGCTCAATGGCGTGACTGAGTCCACCGGTGCGTTGTACGTGGCCATCGTGGGAATCTTCGCGGGCGTGCTGGGGCTGGCGGGGCAGATCAGCATCGGTGAACTCATCACGGTGGTGGGAATGACGCAGTTCATCATCACGCCGATGACGATGCTGGGGAAGAACATTGCGCAGAAGGTTGCCACGGGTCAGGCCTCGGCGGCGCGCATACTCGATGTGCTCAATGCTCCTGCGGAGGATCGTGCCGAGATTGATGGCGAGGAGATGGAGCGTGTGCTGGGGCAACTGGGTGATGGGCTGACCGTTATATCCGGTGAGGATGCGCGCGAACTGGTGGATCAGTTGGATCGCATGCCAAAGTCGCGCGTGATCGTGGCACCGCATACAGCGGACCTCTTTGATGCGTCCGTGGCGGATAACGTGCACCCGGATCGGCAGCGGGCGCTGGCTGCGCTGGAGGTCGCCGCCGTGACGGACATCCCTGGCGGGCCGGATAAACGCGTGGGGGAGAGCGGTAATGCGCTATCCGGTGGGCAGCGGCAACGCGTGGCTCTTGCCCGCGCGATCGCGGCTGATTCCGACGTGCTGGTGCTCCAAGACCCGACGACAGCGGTGGACTCGATCACAGAGCAGCGCATTGCCGAAAAAGTGGCTGCTGCCAGGGCCGGACGAAAGACGATCGTTGTCACCCAGGCGCCCGCGTGGCGAGCGGAGGCGGATCAGTATGCCTAAGCAAGCTCGGAAGCAGCATGACTCGGCACAGCAGAACGTTAAGCAGGGCGATGGTGG
Coding sequences within:
- a CDS encoding GNAT family N-acetyltransferase, translating into MKAPDVHLTGRALLNMVPQQVHALYKLRVDVFVNEQRAPFAEIDDIDAHPNTHHLLAYVHPGSGPDYPWGTADPGSPMRLVGTARVFGPAEAQHIGRVCVHPDMRGYGVARKLMDEALEVCRGRAVALDPTTQKAIVKLDAQTYLTDFYQSYGFETVGEEFEVEGVPHVEMHLQLQ
- a CDS encoding FAD-dependent oxidoreductase; protein product: MADNRPLRVAVIGSGPAGIYASDALTKSETDVAIDIYERMPAPFGLIRYGVAPDHPRIKGIIKSLHKVLDKPQIRLFGNVNVGKDVTLDELKNYYDAVIYATGATDDRDLNIPGGEHTIGAGEFVGFYDANPNFEHSWNLDADSVAVIGVGNVGLDVARVLAKTGEELHVTEIPDNVYESLKNNKAKEVHVFGRRGPAQAKFTPLELKELNHSDTIEVVVSPEDIDYDQGSEDARRASKIQDMVCTLLEQYAIADPKGAPHKLYLHFFESPHEVKTDENGNVTALVTERTELTGNGSVKGTGKLTEWPVGAVYRAVGYKSDEQADLPWDSRENVLPNVGGRVLTEGPTADGIAGVPGSADPEAEKRERLPGVYATGWIRRGPVGLIGNTKGDANEAVANLLADHEDGIGFDPEQPELEAVETFLADKGLNYTTWAGWYALDKHERELGEAEGRERKKVREWEEMVKFSRED
- a CDS encoding nitrite/sulfite reductase, translating into MTTSTTPKRPRKARKPQGQWLVDGKEPLNDDERIKQEDAGLAVMQRVRDTYAKEGFASIPSEDLAPRFKWIGMYTQRKPFLDGTKTSTLTNAELQDEFFMMRIRIDGGLLTNEQLRVLGEISRDYARSTADFTDRQNLQLHYVRIEDVPTIWDKLETVGLDTNFGCGDVPRVVLGSPVAGIAKDEIIDATPAIEKVVRDVLPREELHNLPRKFKSAISGNKRQDVTHEIQDLAFIGSEHPEHGPGFDVWVGGGLSTNPMLAQRLGVWVSIDQVPDVWLNVVRIFRDYGYRRMRNRARLKFLVTEWGVEKFRQVLEDDYLGYKLADGPEPEVVTGYRDHVGIHEQRDGKFYLGVKPTVGHTSGEQLVELADLADKFGVTRIRTTADKELLFLDLTREDADLLASELDKIGLSANPSAFRRDIISCTGLEFCKLAHVVTKQRAIALVDELEERLGDLDVPLKISLNGCPNSCARAQVADIGLSGKILTTDDGERVEGFQVHLGGAVGFGPQFGKKVRGNNVYSTDLGDYVVRIVENFKKDREEGEQFRDWVGRADDELLV
- a CDS encoding ABC transporter transmembrane domain-containing protein, which produces MRDDPSKIPSSDDPKWLLKVSFSQRPWTHIAAIGVLISFLCNATVPIVVGCAIDDAVATGDGSRLMMWVGVLALVFATSTAAMYMGRYIMMRSMLLVNHQLRTMVTDRIQDPKGFKGKDRTAGGLLSVASNDTTKVMDVMFLTVFPVAEVGSLLYMSAVVLMIHVPLGIGVLVAGPIVVMIALRAARPLRARSARRQRAVAKTASMATDVVQGLRILKGLGAIASVNKRYAGSSTAAYEATIGANRAQAGLNGVTESTGALYVAIVGIFAGVLGLAGQISIGELITVVGMTQFIITPMTMLGKNIAQKVATGQASAARILDVLNAPAEDRAEIDGEEMERVLGQLGDGLTVISGEDARELVDQLDRMPKSRVIVAPHTADLFDASVADNVHPDRQRALAALEVAAVTDIPGGPDKRVGESGNALSGGQRQRVALARAIAADSDVLVLQDPTTAVDSITEQRIAEKVAAARAGRKTIVVTQAPAWRAEADQYA